In Saprospiraceae bacterium, a genomic segment contains:
- a CDS encoding T9SS type A sorting domain-containing protein, whose translation MTFSEFGRRIKANDSTGTDHGSAAPLFLFGNCVNPGILGTNPVITNNVGNDEGVAMQYDFRSVYASILIDWFELAPSIVSEILFAEFQKLPIIEGCSPVATDEQNKDFNFVFNTYPNPADRKVNLSFESANEFIRISVFDPLGSEVKLLYSGRMQSGQHQMELLIEDLKPGNYFIRLASDHAQNTKLLVKL comes from the coding sequence ATGACCTTCTCTGAATTTGGAAGGAGAATTAAAGCAAACGATTCTACAGGTACTGACCATGGTTCAGCAGCTCCGCTTTTCCTATTCGGGAACTGTGTGAATCCGGGAATTCTTGGTACAAATCCGGTCATTACCAATAATGTAGGAAATGATGAAGGCGTAGCTATGCAATATGATTTCCGTTCTGTTTATGCCTCAATTTTAATTGATTGGTTTGAGTTAGCTCCATCTATTGTCAGTGAAATTTTATTTGCTGAATTTCAAAAACTTCCCATCATTGAAGGATGCTCGCCTGTAGCTACAGATGAGCAGAATAAGGACTTTAATTTTGTGTTTAATACTTATCCTAATCCGGCTGATCGGAAAGTAAATTTATCTTTTGAATCTGCAAACGAATTTATCCGAATCAGCGTGTTCGATCCTTTGGGTTCTGAAGTTAAATTATTGTATTCAGGAAGAATGCAAAGCGGTCAGCATCAAATGGAATTGCTTATCGAGGATTTAAAACCGGGTAATTATTTTATTCGCCTGGCATCAGACCATGCCCAAAATACGAAACTGCTGGTAAAACTTTAA